In one Vulgatibacter incomptus genomic region, the following are encoded:
- the lon gene encoding endopeptidase La, giving the protein MFFGKDEKKGGQAKSRMVPLLPLRDIIVFPHMVVPLFVGREKSINALEEAMAHDKELLLAAQKKAKTNEPAAEDIFEVGTLGTIVQLLRLPDGTVKVLVEGKRRARIKRFASSETFFLVEAEEIEERADSGVEIEALVRSVQSTFESYVKLNKRIPPEMLASVASIEDPGRLSDTIVAHLSLKLNDKQQLLETDSPARRLEKLYELMQGEIEILQVEKKIRTRVKKQMEKTQKEYYLNEQMQAIQKELGERDEFKNEVQELEEKVKNKKMSKEATIKVKRELKKLKMMSPMSAEATVVRNYVDWVLSLPWSDVTKDKLDIGDAKRVLDDDHYGLKKPKERILEYLAVQSLVGKIRGPVLCLVGPPGVGKTSLAKSIARSTGRKFVRLSLGGVRDEAEIRGHRRTYIGAMPGKLIQSLKKAGSGNPVFLLDEIDKMSTDFRGDPSAALLEVLDPEQNATFNDHYLDLDYDLSKIMFICTANTLYGIPGPLMDRMEVIRLAGYTDREKLSIAERYLVPKTKEQNGLAEVDVRFTKKALLMVIHRYTREAGVRKLEQELNAISRKIARRVLKVGKEKKFLVTSKNVPKYLGVPRFKYGAAEAHDQIGLVTGLAWTEVGGEMLVTEVTSMPGKGKLIITGKLGEVMQESAQAAMSYVRSRAPVFGIDRKYFETTDLHIHVPEGAMPKDGPSAGITMATALISACTRVPVRRDIAMTGEITLRGRVLPIGGLKEKAMAAYRGGIKKILIPSENEKDVKEIPAVVRNHLEIVPVEHMDQVLRHALVLENPDEFFRPLPQEDGGALVPAEQVPASIPSSVV; this is encoded by the coding sequence ATGTTCTTCGGTAAGGACGAAAAGAAGGGTGGGCAGGCGAAGTCGCGGATGGTGCCGCTGCTTCCCCTGCGAGACATCATCGTCTTCCCGCACATGGTCGTTCCGCTCTTCGTCGGCCGCGAGAAGTCGATCAACGCGCTCGAAGAGGCGATGGCCCACGACAAGGAGCTGCTCCTCGCAGCCCAGAAGAAGGCCAAGACCAACGAGCCGGCAGCCGAGGATATCTTCGAGGTCGGCACGCTGGGCACGATCGTCCAGCTCCTGCGCCTTCCCGACGGCACCGTGAAGGTGCTCGTAGAGGGCAAGCGCCGGGCGCGGATCAAGCGCTTCGCGTCTTCGGAGACGTTTTTCCTCGTCGAGGCGGAGGAGATCGAAGAGCGCGCCGACAGCGGCGTCGAGATTGAGGCGCTGGTCCGCAGCGTCCAATCGACCTTCGAATCCTACGTGAAGCTCAACAAGCGCATCCCGCCGGAGATGCTGGCGTCCGTGGCCTCGATCGAGGATCCGGGCCGCCTCTCCGACACGATCGTCGCTCACCTCTCCCTGAAGCTGAACGACAAGCAGCAGCTCCTGGAGACGGACTCCCCCGCGCGCCGGCTCGAGAAGCTCTACGAGCTCATGCAGGGCGAGATCGAGATCCTGCAGGTCGAGAAGAAGATCCGCACCCGCGTCAAGAAGCAGATGGAGAAGACGCAGAAGGAGTACTACCTGAATGAGCAGATGCAGGCCATTCAGAAGGAGCTCGGGGAGCGGGACGAATTCAAGAACGAGGTCCAGGAGCTCGAGGAGAAGGTCAAGAACAAGAAGATGTCCAAGGAGGCGACCATCAAGGTCAAGCGGGAGCTCAAAAAGCTCAAGATGATGAGCCCGATGAGCGCCGAGGCCACGGTGGTCCGCAACTACGTCGACTGGGTGCTCTCGCTGCCCTGGAGCGACGTGACCAAGGACAAGCTCGACATCGGAGACGCCAAGCGCGTCCTCGACGACGATCACTACGGCCTGAAGAAGCCCAAGGAGCGGATCCTCGAGTACCTCGCGGTCCAGTCCCTCGTGGGCAAGATCCGCGGCCCGGTGCTCTGCCTCGTCGGTCCTCCCGGCGTGGGCAAGACCTCGCTCGCCAAGTCGATCGCCCGCTCGACGGGGCGCAAGTTCGTGCGCCTCTCCCTGGGCGGCGTGCGCGACGAGGCCGAGATCCGCGGCCACCGCCGCACCTACATCGGCGCGATGCCCGGCAAGCTGATCCAGTCGCTGAAGAAGGCGGGCTCGGGCAATCCGGTCTTCCTCCTGGACGAGATCGACAAGATGTCGACCGACTTCCGGGGGGATCCGTCCGCGGCGCTCCTCGAGGTCCTCGATCCCGAGCAGAACGCCACGTTCAACGACCACTACCTGGATCTCGATTACGACCTCTCGAAGATCATGTTCATCTGCACCGCGAACACCCTCTACGGGATCCCGGGGCCGCTGATGGATCGCATGGAGGTCATCCGGCTCGCGGGCTACACCGACCGTGAGAAGCTCTCGATCGCCGAGCGCTACCTCGTGCCGAAGACCAAGGAGCAGAACGGTCTCGCCGAGGTGGACGTGCGCTTCACCAAGAAGGCGCTGCTCATGGTGATCCACCGCTACACGCGGGAGGCCGGTGTCCGGAAGCTCGAGCAGGAGCTGAACGCGATCAGCCGGAAGATCGCCCGCCGGGTGCTCAAGGTCGGCAAGGAGAAGAAGTTCCTCGTCACCTCGAAGAACGTGCCGAAGTACCTGGGCGTGCCGCGCTTCAAGTACGGCGCCGCCGAGGCCCACGACCAGATCGGCCTCGTCACGGGCCTGGCCTGGACCGAGGTGGGCGGCGAGATGCTCGTCACCGAGGTCACCAGCATGCCGGGCAAGGGCAAGCTCATCATCACCGGCAAGCTCGGTGAGGTGATGCAGGAGTCGGCCCAGGCGGCCATGAGCTACGTGCGCTCGCGGGCGCCGGTCTTCGGCATCGACCGGAAGTACTTCGAGACGACCGACCTGCACATCCACGTGCCCGAGGGCGCCATGCCCAAGGACGGCCCCTCCGCCGGCATCACCATGGCCACCGCGCTGATCTCGGCCTGCACCAGGGTGCCGGTGCGGCGCGACATCGCCATGACCGGCGAGATCACGCTCCGTGGACGGGTGCTGCCCATCGGCGGGCTCAAGGAGAAGGCGATGGCCGCCTACCGCGGCGGCATCAAGAAGATCCTGATCCCCTCCGAGAACGAGAAGGACGTGAAGGAGATCCCCGCGGTGGTCCGCAACCACCTCGAGATCGTGCCGGTGGAGCACATGGACCAGGTGCTGCGCCACGCCCTGGTCCTCGAGAACCCTGACGAGTTCTTCCGTCCGCTGCCGCAGGAAGACGGCGGGGCGCTGGTCCCTGCCGAGCAGGTGCCCGCGAGCATCCCCAGCAGCGTGGTCTGA
- a CDS encoding FUSC family protein codes for MGHLRSAIEVAPARPAVMAGLRAAIATVVPAIAGRITYALVFGIMAFVGLLASVADRGGSYRSRATTMLALGACCGLSAMVASTLGRFGWAAVPGMLVWGLAGGMAWAWGPKAGMIARMATIAFAVSVFTPAASLAASVVRGGFCLAGAAWATALAVAFWPLRPYRPARQAVAKCWMALSEADEDLAGLAIERRGDRVLAEHLRHHEQEVRQALEEATSTLVTARRGLVGESARGERLVVLLEGAFRCSAIHEAMADWRELLAVHPEAAELGGEASKLLRASAAQSRAIRSAILKEEALLSHPFRRGARKKDEPSPSTGPAPFDGGSIRKRADSISSPEGRVFAHRLADLFDRLGGYQRAAVAAATTGETSMEPAIRPPRRTSLLRPLRDHLSTDSVILRHSLRVGLTGAVAILVPLVLGIEKGQWIVIAALATLRPYSAETFQQGLQRTGGTLIGAVLAALLAALVHGPVGITILVFALAWVAVSLLPMNFGFYLAFLTPAFLILSEPGATDWHLAGIRMGNAALGAGLALASTWLLWPRSEVEEVPRQVAAAVRAVDDHLGAVLDSAARPPEVRQEVRSEVRESRRRVGIAFVSAEASFQRLLAKHREDDRRTEALLSLVTYARRFEATVTSVSTARSEQVSIEPLRPVRALAHGVLDDLAVSIERSRTPARLPAPEAWPRLEDPLLASLEQRIERQLAVLHGAVGRLSAGERSTS; via the coding sequence GTGGGGCACCTGCGCTCGGCGATCGAGGTGGCGCCTGCCCGGCCGGCGGTGATGGCGGGGCTCCGGGCGGCGATCGCCACGGTCGTGCCGGCGATCGCGGGGAGGATCACCTACGCCCTGGTCTTCGGCATCATGGCCTTCGTCGGGCTGCTCGCCTCGGTCGCGGATCGGGGAGGCTCCTACCGCTCGCGGGCGACGACGATGCTCGCCCTGGGCGCCTGCTGCGGCCTCTCGGCGATGGTCGCCTCGACCCTGGGCCGCTTCGGCTGGGCGGCGGTTCCGGGCATGTTGGTCTGGGGCCTGGCCGGCGGCATGGCGTGGGCCTGGGGGCCCAAGGCGGGGATGATCGCCCGCATGGCCACCATCGCCTTCGCGGTCTCGGTCTTCACGCCGGCGGCGAGCCTCGCCGCGTCGGTGGTCCGCGGGGGCTTCTGCCTGGCGGGCGCCGCCTGGGCGACCGCGCTGGCGGTCGCGTTCTGGCCGCTGCGTCCCTATCGGCCCGCCCGCCAGGCGGTTGCGAAGTGCTGGATGGCGCTCTCCGAGGCCGACGAGGATCTGGCGGGGTTGGCGATCGAGCGCCGGGGCGATCGCGTGCTCGCCGAACACCTCCGCCACCACGAGCAGGAGGTCCGCCAGGCCCTAGAGGAGGCGACGTCCACCCTGGTCACCGCGCGCCGTGGGCTGGTCGGCGAGAGCGCGCGCGGTGAGAGGCTGGTCGTGCTGCTCGAAGGCGCCTTCCGATGCTCGGCGATCCACGAAGCCATGGCGGATTGGCGTGAGCTCCTCGCCGTCCATCCCGAGGCAGCGGAGCTCGGCGGGGAGGCGTCGAAGTTGCTCAGGGCCTCGGCGGCCCAGTCGAGGGCGATCCGGTCGGCCATCCTCAAAGAGGAGGCGCTGCTCTCGCATCCGTTCCGGCGAGGGGCGAGAAAGAAGGATGAGCCCTCTCCGTCGACGGGGCCTGCGCCCTTCGACGGAGGCTCGATCCGGAAGCGGGCGGACTCGATCTCGTCGCCGGAGGGGAGGGTCTTCGCGCACCGCCTCGCGGACCTCTTCGATCGCCTCGGCGGCTACCAGCGCGCGGCCGTGGCCGCCGCGACGACCGGAGAGACCTCGATGGAGCCGGCGATCCGGCCGCCCCGCCGGACCTCGCTGCTCCGCCCCCTCCGAGACCACCTCTCGACGGACTCGGTGATCCTGCGCCATTCCCTTCGCGTGGGCCTCACCGGCGCCGTCGCGATCCTCGTCCCGCTGGTCCTCGGAATCGAGAAGGGCCAGTGGATCGTGATCGCCGCCCTCGCGACCCTGCGGCCCTACTCGGCCGAGACCTTCCAGCAAGGCCTCCAGCGCACGGGCGGGACGCTGATCGGGGCCGTGCTCGCCGCGCTGCTCGCGGCCCTGGTCCACGGGCCGGTGGGCATCACCATCCTGGTCTTCGCCCTGGCCTGGGTCGCGGTCTCCCTCCTGCCGATGAACTTCGGCTTCTACCTGGCGTTCCTGACGCCGGCCTTCCTGATCCTCTCGGAGCCGGGAGCGACCGACTGGCACCTGGCCGGGATCCGGATGGGCAACGCGGCGCTCGGCGCGGGCCTCGCCCTCGCGAGCACGTGGCTCCTCTGGCCGAGGTCCGAGGTGGAGGAGGTCCCGCGGCAGGTGGCGGCGGCGGTGCGCGCGGTCGACGATCACCTCGGCGCGGTCCTCGACAGCGCGGCGCGGCCCCCCGAGGTGCGGCAGGAAGTGCGGTCCGAGGTTCGAGAATCGCGCCGCCGCGTCGGCATCGCGTTCGTCAGCGCGGAGGCGTCGTTCCAGCGCCTCCTCGCCAAGCACCGGGAGGACGACAGGCGAACGGAGGCGCTCCTCTCCCTCGTCACCTACGCCCGGCGCTTCGAGGCGACGGTCACCTCCGTATCCACGGCGCGCTCGGAGCAGGTCTCGATCGAGCCGCTCAGGCCCGTGCGTGCCCTCGCCCACGGAGTCCTCGACGACCTGGCCGTGTCGATCGAGCGCTCCCGTACTCCGGCGCGGCTGCCGGCACCCGAGGCGTGGCCCCGGCTCGAGGATCCGCTCCTGGCCTCGCTGGAGCAGCGGATCGAGCGCCAGCTCGCGGTACTTCACGGCGCGGTCGGGCGTCTGAGCGCTGGGGAGCGGTCGACTTCTTGA
- a CDS encoding vWA domain-containing protein: protein MRLFAALVASALLAACGGTPDGVIDSCKSGLELPPGVSTDILFVIDNSGSMASKQARVMAELESFVSALVEGPVANDFQVGVVTTGVTMHAALCDPEQAPYLYRYEKESGRLQPAKDERGAAIEGPRVLAWNDPDFVENFRGLIAQGTKGSGQEMGLEAMRLALSEPLVSATGPGGNAGILRPGSRLLVVIVSDEDDCSDPTGKALVLRPPCPPDLVCSSDAQCEEGAYCLADGDHRICMPNACDTAEGRARLEPVERYVDFLRGLDDGTGKGRKRETFLAVIGSVALEAPHDPERCMAGSPDEPEGVAVRYREAVRLMGESGYVDSICNESYGTALRQIAGMVSAPHVLELPQAPLDGRLLQVDVRRTSGETQRCRVGDGFSYEPATATSRARVTLEGACRLQHGDQIELRLICAG from the coding sequence ATGAGACTATTTGCAGCTCTTGTGGCGTCGGCGCTCCTGGCCGCCTGCGGCGGTACCCCCGATGGCGTGATCGACTCGTGCAAGAGCGGGCTGGAGCTGCCGCCGGGCGTCTCCACCGACATCCTCTTCGTGATCGACAACTCGGGCTCGATGGCATCGAAGCAGGCGAGGGTGATGGCGGAGCTCGAGAGCTTCGTCTCGGCGCTCGTCGAGGGGCCGGTAGCGAACGACTTCCAGGTCGGCGTCGTCACCACCGGCGTGACGATGCACGCCGCCCTCTGCGATCCCGAGCAGGCGCCCTACCTCTACCGCTACGAGAAGGAGAGCGGCAGGCTGCAGCCGGCGAAGGACGAGCGCGGCGCCGCCATCGAGGGCCCGCGGGTCCTCGCCTGGAACGACCCCGACTTTGTCGAGAACTTCCGAGGGCTGATCGCCCAGGGCACCAAGGGATCGGGGCAGGAGATGGGCCTCGAGGCGATGCGGCTGGCGCTCTCGGAGCCCCTCGTCTCCGCGACCGGGCCGGGCGGCAACGCGGGCATCCTGCGCCCGGGCTCGCGCCTGCTGGTGGTGATCGTCTCCGACGAGGACGATTGCTCGGATCCCACGGGGAAGGCCCTGGTGCTCAGGCCGCCGTGCCCGCCCGACCTGGTTTGCAGCTCCGACGCCCAGTGTGAAGAGGGCGCATACTGTCTGGCCGACGGCGATCATCGGATCTGCATGCCCAACGCCTGCGACACGGCGGAGGGGCGCGCGCGCCTGGAGCCGGTCGAGCGCTACGTGGACTTCCTCCGTGGGCTGGACGACGGCACGGGCAAGGGCCGCAAGCGGGAGACCTTCCTCGCGGTGATCGGCTCGGTGGCCCTCGAGGCCCCGCACGATCCCGAGCGCTGCATGGCGGGCTCGCCGGACGAGCCCGAGGGCGTCGCCGTCCGCTACCGCGAGGCCGTGCGCCTGATGGGCGAGAGCGGCTACGTCGACTCGATCTGCAACGAGAGCTACGGGACGGCGCTCCGGCAGATCGCCGGGATGGTGAGCGCACCCCACGTGCTCGAGCTCCCGCAGGCACCGCTCGACGGGCGCTTGCTCCAGGTCGACGTTCGTCGCACTTCCGGTGAGACACAGCGGTGCCGGGTGGGCGACGGCTTCTCCTACGAGCCCGCCACGGCCACGAGCCGCGCCCGGGTCACCCTCGAGGGAGCGTGCCGCCTCCAGCACGGCGATCAGATCGAGCTCCGGCTGATCTGCGCGGGTTGA
- a CDS encoding alpha/beta fold hydrolase, producing the protein MIRCDESRVEANGLAHHVITWEPEGASPEATVLCGHGFLDVGYSFRQVAERLAANGHRVVAFDWRGHGETQWVGAGGYYHFLDYVSDLADLVEILAAGRLHLVGHSMGGTAAALFAGSFPERVEKLVLLEGLGPEEASPAPGPERAAKWVEAVRKIRAKPQRMMSTLEEALTRMRVQNPELSDELGLELARHSTRAVAGGYVWSFDPIHRTRGPYPFRTETFLEYLRAIRAPTLLVDGETGHRARDHQRRRDALPHAKLVELPRVGHMMHWFAPDAVAGAIHGFLTEP; encoded by the coding sequence ATGATTCGCTGCGACGAGAGCCGCGTCGAGGCCAACGGCCTCGCCCACCACGTGATCACCTGGGAGCCCGAGGGAGCCTCTCCGGAAGCGACCGTCCTCTGCGGCCACGGCTTCCTCGACGTGGGCTACAGCTTCCGCCAGGTCGCCGAGCGCCTCGCCGCCAACGGCCACCGCGTCGTCGCCTTCGACTGGCGTGGCCACGGCGAGACCCAGTGGGTCGGCGCCGGCGGCTACTACCACTTCCTGGACTACGTTTCGGACCTCGCCGACCTCGTGGAGATCCTGGCGGCGGGCAGGCTCCACCTCGTGGGCCACAGCATGGGCGGCACCGCCGCCGCCCTCTTCGCGGGCAGCTTCCCCGAGCGCGTCGAGAAGCTCGTCCTCCTCGAGGGCCTCGGCCCCGAGGAAGCGTCTCCTGCGCCCGGTCCCGAGCGCGCGGCGAAGTGGGTCGAGGCGGTGCGCAAGATCCGTGCGAAGCCGCAGCGGATGATGTCGACGCTGGAGGAGGCCCTCACCCGGATGCGCGTGCAGAACCCCGAGCTCTCCGACGAGCTGGGCCTCGAGCTCGCCCGCCACTCCACCCGCGCCGTCGCCGGCGGCTACGTATGGAGCTTCGACCCCATCCACCGCACCCGAGGCCCCTACCCCTTCCGCACCGAGACCTTCCTCGAGTACCTGCGGGCGATCCGGGCTCCGACGCTCCTCGTCGACGGCGAGACGGGGCACCGCGCGCGCGACCACCAGCGCCGCAGGGACGCGCTCCCCCACGCGAAGCTCGTCGAGCTCCCACGCGTGGGCCACATGATGCATTGGTTCGCCCCCGACGCCGTCGCCGGGGCGATCCACGGCTTCCTCACGGAGCCCTGA
- a CDS encoding OmpA family protein → MLDACAGKSRGSNHRRGASAAALALCLTAALPSHAGAAGDPFARGIDPIGAKLGATMDGFLTVEGGRTAPAGSFQLQLAADFASGLLALRQGDEKVGDLIERRLDLHLLGSWAVADWAELGIDLPVTAWQSNGFDLLEEKTGFPDQRPGGSGAGDVRLLGKIRLLSEERAPVGVAVVAEARLPTGDRKSFLGENGFFLSPRAVIERSFGDSFRLGFEGGYRYRQDAGQYMNLYVGDELTFALAGSYRLPDAWSDLTAYAELLTATPSRAPFTSASADALKTPIEALLGMKAELGNGFHALAGGGTGIAGESGFGRESFRLFASIGYRSIAAPRIDREIDSDGDGIPDHLDRCPNEPGPAELDGCPDTDGDGIPDIEDKCPTVPGLAIHDGCPAEYPLATFENGKIELKAEINFDTGRADIKKDSFEVLDVVASLLRDHPEIKKVRIDGHTDSQGSAQLNHGLSRRRAASVVDYLVGKGITRERVSSAGYGPDRPIASNSTPLGRAKNRRVEFTIVDSDAK, encoded by the coding sequence TTGCTCGACGCATGCGCCGGGAAATCGCGGGGAAGCAACCATCGGCGAGGCGCCTCTGCTGCGGCGCTCGCGCTTTGCCTGACGGCGGCCCTTCCCTCGCACGCAGGGGCGGCGGGCGATCCCTTCGCCCGCGGCATCGACCCCATCGGCGCCAAGCTCGGCGCCACGATGGACGGCTTCCTCACCGTGGAGGGCGGCCGCACCGCTCCCGCCGGCTCCTTCCAGCTCCAGCTCGCCGCCGATTTCGCCTCGGGCCTCCTGGCCCTGCGCCAGGGCGACGAGAAGGTCGGCGATCTCATCGAGCGCCGCCTCGACCTCCACCTCCTTGGGAGCTGGGCGGTCGCGGACTGGGCCGAGCTCGGGATCGACCTCCCCGTCACCGCCTGGCAGTCCAACGGCTTCGACCTCCTCGAGGAGAAGACTGGCTTCCCCGACCAGCGTCCGGGCGGCTCCGGCGCCGGCGACGTGCGCCTCCTCGGAAAGATCCGCCTCCTCTCGGAGGAGCGGGCGCCGGTCGGCGTGGCGGTGGTGGCGGAGGCGCGACTCCCGACGGGCGACCGCAAGAGCTTCCTCGGCGAGAACGGCTTCTTCCTCTCGCCCCGCGCCGTGATCGAGCGCAGCTTCGGCGACTCGTTCCGCCTAGGCTTCGAGGGCGGCTACCGCTACCGGCAGGACGCGGGCCAGTACATGAACCTCTACGTGGGCGACGAGCTCACCTTCGCGCTCGCGGGCTCCTATCGCCTCCCCGACGCCTGGAGCGACTTAACCGCCTACGCCGAGCTCCTCACCGCCACGCCCTCCCGCGCGCCCTTCACGAGCGCGAGCGCCGACGCCCTGAAGACGCCCATCGAGGCCCTCCTCGGCATGAAGGCCGAGCTCGGCAACGGCTTCCACGCCCTCGCGGGCGGCGGCACCGGCATCGCCGGCGAGTCCGGCTTCGGCCGGGAGTCGTTCCGGCTCTTCGCCTCCATCGGCTACCGCTCCATCGCCGCTCCGCGCATCGACCGGGAGATCGACAGCGACGGCGACGGGATCCCGGACCACCTGGATCGCTGCCCCAACGAGCCCGGCCCAGCCGAGCTCGACGGCTGCCCGGACACCGACGGTGACGGCATCCCCGACATCGAGGACAAGTGCCCGACCGTCCCCGGCCTCGCGATCCACGACGGCTGCCCTGCCGAGTACCCGCTCGCCACCTTCGAGAACGGGAAGATCGAGCTGAAGGCCGAGATCAACTTCGATACCGGACGGGCCGACATCAAGAAGGATTCCTTCGAGGTGCTCGACGTGGTCGCCTCGCTGCTCCGCGACCATCCCGAGATCAAGAAGGTGCGGATCGACGGGCACACCGACAGCCAGGGCAGCGCCCAGCTCAACCACGGCCTCAGCCGCCGCCGCGCCGCCTCCGTCGTCGACTATCTCGTCGGCAAGGGCATCACCCGCGAGCGCGTCAGCTCGGCAGGCTACGGCCCCGATCGGCCGATCGCGAGCAACTCCACGCCGCTCGGGCGCGCCAAGAACCGACGTGTGGAGTTCACGATCGTCGACTCCGACGCGAAGTGA
- a CDS encoding glycoside hydrolase family 15 protein, with translation MRRVSDLAISDYGMISDCRSAALVSRGGSIDWLCVPRFDSPSLFGRLLDGDAGHWSIRPEGEASSSRKYWKGALVLETTFRTSKGVLVLEDVMAIDLKSDHHTLRTDAPRAILRRLRCEDGEVPIAASFCPRPEFGLVTPLLRKAPGGIVGTGGSELFFLSSDVPCEVDRSVATGRFVLKRGERTSFALQWASSWEAAPGPLDQEEIDGLFDEAVESWLDWARQHQAYQGPWKDLVDRSGQILEGLTFRPTGAVIAAATTSLPERVGGVRNWDYRYSWIRDASLTLQALWVAACPTEAHRYFEFLAGSALSQIGDGAQMQIMYGVGGEHDLSEREVPRLSGWRGSRPVRVGNAAWNQLQLDVYGEILGAAWILRDQHDVLNPLNRQFLVRAVDAAASRWKERDNGIWELRGEPRHFLYSKLMCWSALDRGVAMAEAIGAEDQVPRWERVREEIGAAILEEGWSEKAGAFTQSFGSDALDASTLRIPSVGLLPASDPRMRSTIEAIATHLVDRRGLVYRYRAEDGLPGDEGTFLLCTFWLAQAWALAGQLDRAREVFELAAGYVNDLGLLAEEVDPETEELLGNFPQAFSHIGLINAAWAISSLEKAQREGRPMVVPDWT, from the coding sequence ATGAGGAGGGTGAGCGACCTCGCGATCTCGGACTACGGCATGATCTCGGACTGCCGCTCGGCCGCCCTGGTGAGCCGCGGCGGCTCGATCGACTGGCTCTGCGTCCCGCGCTTCGACTCGCCCTCGCTCTTCGGCCGCTTGCTGGACGGCGATGCGGGGCATTGGTCGATCCGGCCGGAGGGCGAAGCCTCCAGCTCGCGGAAGTACTGGAAAGGTGCGCTCGTGCTCGAGACGACCTTCCGTACGTCGAAGGGCGTCCTCGTCCTCGAGGACGTGATGGCGATCGACCTGAAGTCCGACCATCACACGCTTCGCACCGACGCGCCCCGGGCGATCCTGCGGCGGCTGCGCTGCGAGGACGGGGAGGTGCCGATCGCCGCGAGCTTCTGTCCGCGGCCGGAGTTCGGCCTGGTCACTCCGCTCCTTCGCAAGGCGCCAGGCGGGATCGTGGGCACGGGCGGCTCCGAGCTCTTTTTCCTCTCGTCGGACGTGCCCTGCGAGGTCGATCGCTCGGTCGCCACCGGGCGGTTCGTGCTGAAGCGCGGCGAGCGGACGTCGTTCGCCCTCCAGTGGGCCTCGAGCTGGGAGGCGGCTCCCGGCCCGCTCGATCAGGAGGAGATCGACGGCCTCTTCGACGAGGCGGTCGAGAGCTGGCTCGACTGGGCCAGGCAACACCAGGCGTACCAGGGGCCGTGGAAGGATCTCGTGGACCGGAGCGGGCAGATCCTCGAGGGCCTCACATTCCGACCGACCGGCGCGGTGATCGCGGCCGCCACGACCTCGCTCCCGGAGCGCGTGGGCGGCGTCCGCAATTGGGACTACCGCTACTCCTGGATTCGCGACGCCAGCCTCACGCTGCAGGCGCTCTGGGTGGCCGCGTGCCCGACGGAAGCCCATCGATATTTCGAGTTCCTGGCGGGCTCGGCGCTCTCGCAGATCGGCGACGGCGCGCAGATGCAGATCATGTACGGCGTCGGAGGCGAGCACGACCTCTCGGAGCGGGAGGTCCCGCGGCTCTCGGGTTGGCGGGGGAGCCGTCCGGTCCGGGTCGGAAATGCTGCGTGGAACCAGCTGCAACTGGACGTGTACGGCGAGATCCTCGGCGCCGCCTGGATCCTGCGCGACCAGCACGACGTCCTGAACCCGCTGAATCGGCAGTTCCTGGTTCGCGCCGTGGACGCCGCCGCCTCGCGCTGGAAGGAGCGGGACAACGGCATCTGGGAGCTGCGAGGCGAGCCGCGACACTTCCTCTACTCGAAGCTGATGTGCTGGTCCGCCCTCGACCGGGGCGTCGCCATGGCCGAGGCGATCGGCGCCGAGGACCAGGTGCCGCGCTGGGAGCGGGTGCGCGAGGAGATCGGCGCGGCAATCCTCGAGGAGGGGTGGTCGGAAAAGGCCGGCGCGTTCACGCAATCCTTCGGCTCCGACGCCCTCGACGCGTCGACGCTGCGGATCCCGAGCGTGGGCCTGCTCCCCGCGTCCGATCCTCGGATGCGCTCGACCATCGAGGCGATCGCCACGCACCTCGTCGACCGCCGGGGTCTCGTCTATCGGTACCGGGCGGAGGATGGGCTGCCTGGCGACGAGGGCACCTTCCTCCTCTGCACCTTCTGGCTGGCCCAGGCCTGGGCCCTCGCCGGCCAGCTCGATCGGGCCCGAGAGGTCTTCGAGCTGGCGGCGGGCTACGTGAACGACCTCGGCCTCCTGGCGGAAGAGGTCGACCCGGAGACGGAAGAGCTCTTGGGCAACTTCCCGCAGGCGTTCAGCCACATCGGCCTGATCAACGCCGCGTGGGCCATCTCCTCGTTGGAGAAGGCCCAGCGGGAAGGGCGGCCGATGGTGGTGCCCGACTGGACATAG